The following proteins come from a genomic window of Pseudomonas putida:
- the tilS gene encoding tRNA lysidine(34) synthetase TilS encodes MINLTPWLNAPAWHVAFSGGLDSTVLLHLLADYARNHVSPPLRAIHVHHGLQSAADAWPAHCQAICDNLGIELQVIHVQVSPGASLEQAARDARYAAFRQVLGPGDILFTGQHRDDQAETLLFRLLRGAGLRGLAAMPVQRALGRGSLVRPLLGCSRQQLQDYGKAQGLVWIDDPSNADTQFARNYLRGEVMPHLQQRWPQASQNFARAAEHLGEALGLLDELAREDLALARKGAPIVWPGLDSLDLAALLTLSPARQRNALQYWLSQRTRLPDTRHWAGWADLRDAAADARPVWRLADGRLVRSHGRIWWLSGDWLQQPAGSLAWPEPDVPLRLPGNGSVRLVGAAVPGGLRVAYRQGGEMLEVPGRGRRDLKRLLNEQQVPHFLRSRLPLLYRGECLLAVANLPGLVQADCQLHWQLPTNAQGLS; translated from the coding sequence ATGATCAACCTCACTCCTTGGCTCAACGCCCCCGCCTGGCACGTCGCCTTTTCCGGCGGCCTCGATTCCACCGTCCTCCTGCACCTGCTGGCTGATTACGCCCGCAATCACGTTTCCCCCCCGCTGCGTGCCATTCATGTCCATCATGGCCTGCAGTCCGCTGCTGACGCCTGGCCCGCCCACTGCCAAGCCATCTGCGACAATCTTGGCATCGAGCTCCAGGTCATCCACGTCCAGGTCAGTCCCGGCGCCAGTCTTGAGCAGGCCGCTCGCGACGCCCGCTATGCCGCCTTCAGGCAAGTCCTCGGCCCGGGCGACATCCTGTTCACTGGCCAGCACCGCGACGACCAGGCCGAGACCCTGCTGTTCCGCCTGTTGCGCGGCGCGGGCCTGCGCGGCCTGGCAGCCATGCCGGTGCAGCGGGCATTAGGGCGGGGCAGCCTGGTCAGGCCGTTGCTGGGTTGTTCCCGGCAGCAGTTGCAGGACTACGGCAAAGCCCAAGGGCTGGTCTGGATCGATGACCCGTCAAACGCCGATACACAATTCGCCCGCAACTACCTGCGCGGCGAAGTGATGCCGCACTTGCAGCAACGTTGGCCTCAGGCCAGCCAGAACTTCGCCCGTGCAGCAGAACATCTGGGTGAGGCGCTGGGTTTGCTGGACGAACTGGCCCGGGAGGATCTGGCGCTTGCGCGTAAGGGGGCGCCCATCGTCTGGCCGGGGCTGGATTCCCTCGACCTGGCCGCCCTGTTGACGTTATCGCCGGCCCGTCAGCGCAATGCCTTGCAGTACTGGCTGAGCCAGCGCACCCGTTTGCCCGATACCCGGCACTGGGCCGGCTGGGCAGACCTGCGCGATGCCGCTGCCGATGCCCGGCCAGTCTGGCGGCTTGCCGATGGACGGTTGGTACGTAGCCACGGGCGCATCTGGTGGTTGAGCGGTGATTGGCTACAGCAACCGGCTGGCTCGCTGGCCTGGCCCGAGCCTGATGTGCCATTGCGGTTGCCGGGCAATGGTAGCGTGCGTCTTGTTGGCGCAGCCGTGCCGGGCGGGTTGCGCGTTGCCTACCGTCAGGGTGGTGAAATGCTGGAGGTTCCCGGCCGTGGCCGGCGTGACCTCAAGCGCCTGCTCAACGAGCAGCAGGTGCCGCATTTCCTGCGCTCGCGCCTGCCGTTGCTGTATCGCGGCGAATGCCTGCTGGCGGTAGCCAACCTGCCCGGGCTGGTGCAGGCGGATTGCCAGCTGCACTGGCAGTTACCGACGAACGCGCAAGGTTTGAGCTGA
- a CDS encoding acetyl-CoA carboxylase carboxyltransferase subunit alpha has translation MNPNFLDFEQPIADLQAKIEGLRLVGNDNSLNISDEIARLQDKSNTLTESIFGNLTSWQIARLARHPRRPYTLDYLEHIFTEFEELHGDRHFSDDAAIVGGTARLDGKPVMVIGHQKGREVREKVRRNFGMPRPEGYRKACRLMEMAERFKMPILTFIDTPGAYPGIDAEERNQSEAIAWNLRVMARLKTPIIATVIGEGGSGGALAIGVCDQLNMLQYSTYSVISPEGCASILWKTADKAADAAEAMGITAERLKSLNIVDKVIQEPLGGAHRDPGKMSESIRADLVQQLDMLGKFDNDALLARRYERLMSYGL, from the coding sequence ATGAACCCGAATTTCCTCGATTTCGAACAGCCGATTGCCGACCTGCAAGCCAAGATCGAAGGCCTGCGCCTGGTGGGTAACGACAACTCGCTGAACATCAGCGATGAAATTGCCCGTCTGCAAGACAAGAGCAACACCCTGACCGAAAGCATCTTCGGCAACCTGACCAGCTGGCAGATCGCCCGCCTGGCCCGTCACCCCCGTCGTCCATACACCCTGGACTACCTGGAGCACATCTTCACCGAGTTCGAAGAGCTGCACGGGGACCGTCACTTCTCTGACGACGCCGCCATCGTGGGTGGTACTGCGCGTCTGGACGGCAAGCCGGTCATGGTCATTGGTCACCAGAAGGGCCGTGAAGTGCGCGAGAAAGTGCGTCGCAACTTCGGCATGCCGCGCCCGGAAGGCTACCGCAAGGCCTGTCGCCTGATGGAAATGGCCGAACGCTTCAAGATGCCGATCCTGACCTTCATTGACACGCCGGGCGCCTACCCGGGTATCGACGCTGAAGAACGCAACCAGAGTGAAGCCATCGCCTGGAACCTGCGTGTCATGGCACGCCTGAAAACTCCGATCATCGCTACCGTGATCGGTGAGGGTGGTTCCGGTGGGGCACTGGCCATTGGCGTGTGCGACCAACTGAACATGCTGCAGTACTCCACTTACTCGGTTATCTCGCCGGAAGGCTGTGCTTCCATTCTGTGGAAAACTGCCGACAAAGCAGCAGACGCGGCCGAAGCCATGGGTATCACCGCCGAGCGCCTGAAGAGCCTGAACATTGTCGACAAGGTCATCCAGGAGCCGCTGGGCGGCGCCCACCGTGACCCGGGCAAGATGTCCGAAAGCATTCGTGCCGATCTGGTGCAGCAGCTGGACATGCTCGGCAAGTTCGACAACGACGCGCTGCTGGCCCGCCGTTACGAGCGCCTGATGAGCTACGGTCTCTGA
- the dnaE gene encoding DNA polymerase III subunit alpha, producing the protein MSVSFVHLRVHSEFSLVDGLVRIKPLAKALTGMNMPAVAITDQSNMCSLVKFYKTAMGAGIKPICGADLWLAGADPEAPLSRICFLAMDPKGYRNLTELISRGWTDGQRNGLVILQREWIAPASEGLIALSAGKEGDIGMALLAGRQDEAEALLQDWMGMFPERFYVEVQRTNRARDEEYVHAAVALADKLGAPLVATNDVRFIKQTDFDAHETRVCIGEGWTLDDPRRPRCYSDQQYLKSAEEMAELFSDLPDAIANTVEIAKRCNIQVQLGKYFLPDFPTPNGMGIDDYLRHVSHEGLEERLAVLWPKETTPNYEEKRQVYLDRLKFELDIIIQMGFPGYFLIVMDFIKWAKNNDVPVGPGRGSGAGSLVAYVLKITDLDPLAYDLLFERFLNPERVSMPDFDVDFCMDGRDRVIDYVAEAYGRNAVSQIITFGTMAAKAVVRDVARVQGKSYGLADRLSKMIPFEVGMTLEKAYEQEEILRDFLKGDEDAREIWDMALKLEGVTRGTGKHAGGVVIAPTKLTDFSPIACDEEGGGLVTQFDKDDVEAAGLVKFDFLGLRTLTIIKWAMEIINREQAKKNLPDLNIDFIPLDDRKTYELLQKAETTAVFQLESRGMKELIKKLKPDCLEDLIALVALFRPGPLQSGMVDDFINRKHGRAELAYPHSDYQYEGLKPVLAPTYGIILYQEQVMQIAQVMAGYTLGGADMLRRAMGKKKPEEMAKQRGGFIEGCVANNIDADLAGNIFDLVEKFAGYGFNKSHSAAYGLVSYQTAWLKTHYPAPFMAAVLSADMHNTDKVVVLVEEVRSMKLRLDAPDVNFSDFKFTVNNDGRIVYGLGAIKGVGEGPVEAIVEARAQGGPFKDLFDFCERIDLKRVNKRTLDALVRSGALDRLGPHFHDEIKAYHANIDINRATLLSALGEAIKAAEQAAHTADSGHVDLFGGMFDAADVDVYANHRKVRELTLKERLKGEKDTLGLYLTGHPIDEYETEIRRFARQRIVDLKPSRETQTIAGMIIALRVMKNKKGDKMGFVTLDDRSGRIEASLFADAFMAAQSLLQTDAMVVVEGEVSNDDFSGGLRLRVKQVMTMEDARTKLAESLRLKVAHDALKGDRLKWLGELITRHRGACPITLEYTGSDAKAMLQFGEQWAIDPADGLIQALRDQFGRENVFLQYR; encoded by the coding sequence ATGTCGGTTTCCTTCGTTCACCTGCGCGTCCACTCCGAATTCTCGCTGGTTGACGGCCTGGTGCGGATCAAGCCGCTGGCCAAGGCGCTGACCGGGATGAACATGCCGGCGGTCGCCATCACCGATCAGAGCAACATGTGCTCGCTGGTGAAGTTCTACAAGACTGCCATGGGCGCCGGTATCAAACCGATCTGCGGTGCCGACCTGTGGCTGGCCGGTGCCGACCCGGAAGCCCCGCTGTCACGCATCTGCTTCCTGGCCATGGACCCCAAGGGCTATCGCAACCTCACCGAATTGATCTCGCGCGGCTGGACCGATGGCCAGCGCAACGGCCTGGTCATCCTCCAGCGTGAATGGATCGCCCCCGCCAGCGAGGGCCTGATTGCCCTTTCCGCGGGTAAGGAAGGCGACATCGGCATGGCCTTGCTGGCTGGGCGGCAAGATGAAGCCGAAGCGCTACTTCAGGACTGGATGGGCATGTTCCCCGAGCGCTTCTACGTTGAAGTGCAGCGCACCAATCGCGCACGCGACGAGGAATACGTGCATGCGGCGGTGGCGTTGGCCGACAAGCTTGGCGCCCCGCTGGTGGCTACCAACGACGTGCGCTTCATCAAGCAGACGGACTTCGACGCCCACGAAACCCGCGTATGCATCGGCGAGGGCTGGACCCTCGACGACCCGCGCCGTCCGCGTTGCTACAGCGACCAGCAGTACCTGAAGTCGGCAGAGGAAATGGCCGAGCTGTTCAGTGACCTGCCCGACGCCATCGCCAACACCGTCGAAATCGCCAAGCGCTGCAACATCCAGGTGCAGTTGGGCAAGTACTTCCTGCCTGACTTCCCCACGCCCAACGGCATGGGCATCGACGACTATCTGCGGCATGTGTCCCACGAAGGTCTGGAAGAGCGCCTGGCGGTGCTGTGGCCGAAAGAGACCACGCCCAATTATGAAGAAAAGCGTCAGGTCTACCTGGACCGCTTGAAGTTCGAGCTGGACATCATCATCCAGATGGGCTTCCCCGGTTACTTCCTGATTGTTATGGACTTCATCAAGTGGGCCAAGAACAACGATGTACCGGTTGGCCCGGGCCGCGGTTCGGGTGCTGGCTCGCTGGTGGCGTACGTACTGAAGATCACCGACCTCGACCCGCTGGCCTACGACCTGCTGTTCGAGCGCTTCCTCAACCCTGAGCGTGTTTCCATGCCCGACTTCGACGTCGACTTCTGCATGGACGGCCGTGACCGGGTGATCGACTACGTGGCCGAGGCCTACGGTCGTAATGCGGTGAGCCAGATCATCACCTTCGGTACCATGGCCGCCAAGGCAGTGGTACGTGACGTGGCGCGGGTGCAAGGCAAATCCTATGGCCTGGCCGACCGCCTGTCGAAGATGATCCCCTTCGAAGTGGGCATGACTCTGGAGAAGGCCTACGAGCAGGAAGAAATCCTGCGCGACTTCCTCAAGGGCGACGAAGACGCCCGTGAGATCTGGGACATGGCCCTGAAGCTGGAGGGTGTGACCCGGGGTACCGGCAAGCACGCCGGTGGTGTTGTTATCGCACCGACCAAGCTCACCGATTTTTCGCCGATCGCCTGTGATGAAGAGGGTGGTGGCCTGGTAACCCAGTTCGACAAGGATGACGTCGAGGCCGCCGGCCTGGTGAAGTTCGACTTCCTCGGCCTGCGTACCTTGACCATCATCAAGTGGGCGATGGAGATCATCAACCGCGAGCAGGCCAAGAAGAACCTGCCCGACCTCAACATCGACTTCATCCCGCTGGACGACCGCAAGACTTACGAGCTGCTGCAGAAGGCCGAAACCACGGCGGTGTTCCAGCTTGAATCGCGTGGCATGAAGGAGCTGATCAAGAAGCTCAAGCCCGACTGCCTGGAAGACCTGATCGCACTGGTTGCGCTGTTCCGCCCGGGCCCGCTGCAGTCGGGCATGGTGGACGACTTCATCAACCGCAAGCACGGCCGCGCCGAGCTGGCCTACCCCCACTCCGACTACCAGTACGAAGGCCTCAAGCCAGTACTGGCGCCGACCTACGGCATCATCCTGTACCAGGAACAGGTGATGCAGATCGCCCAGGTGATGGCGGGTTACACCCTGGGTGGCGCCGACATGCTGCGCCGAGCCATGGGTAAGAAAAAGCCCGAGGAAATGGCCAAGCAGCGCGGTGGTTTCATCGAAGGTTGCGTAGCCAACAATATCGATGCGGACCTCGCCGGTAACATCTTCGACCTGGTAGAGAAGTTCGCGGGCTACGGCTTCAACAAATCCCACTCCGCTGCCTATGGCCTGGTGTCGTACCAGACCGCCTGGCTGAAAACCCACTACCCGGCGCCGTTCATGGCCGCGGTCCTGTCGGCGGATATGCACAACACCGACAAGGTGGTGGTGCTGGTGGAGGAGGTGCGCAGCATGAAGCTGCGCCTCGACGCGCCGGACGTGAACTTCTCGGACTTCAAGTTCACCGTCAACAACGACGGCCGGATCGTCTACGGCCTTGGCGCCATCAAGGGCGTCGGCGAAGGCCCGGTGGAGGCGATTGTCGAGGCCCGTGCCCAGGGTGGTCCGTTCAAGGACCTGTTCGATTTCTGTGAACGCATCGACCTCAAGCGGGTCAACAAGCGTACCCTTGATGCGCTGGTGCGCAGTGGCGCGCTGGACCGCCTTGGCCCGCACTTCCATGACGAGATCAAGGCCTACCACGCCAACATCGACATCAACCGGGCAACCTTGCTGTCGGCGCTGGGCGAGGCCATCAAGGCAGCCGAGCAGGCTGCGCACACCGCTGACAGTGGCCATGTCGACCTGTTCGGCGGCATGTTCGACGCGGCAGATGTCGACGTCTATGCCAACCATCGCAAGGTGCGCGAGCTCACCCTCAAGGAGCGTTTGAAGGGGGAGAAAGACACCCTTGGCCTGTACTTGACCGGCCACCCGATCGACGAGTACGAGACCGAAATTCGCCGCTTCGCCCGCCAGCGCATCGTCGACCTCAAGCCGTCGCGCGAAACCCAGACCATTGCCGGCATGATCATTGCGTTGCGGGTGATGAAGAACAAGAAGGGCGACAAGATGGGCTTCGTCACCCTGGATGACCGTTCCGGGCGGATCGAGGCATCGCTGTTTGCCGATGCCTTCATGGCGGCACAGTCCTTGCTGCAGACCGATGCCATGGTGGTGGTGGAAGGCGAGGTCAGCAATGACGACTTCTCCGGGGGCTTGCGCCTGCGGGTGAAGCAGGTGATGACCATGGAAGACGCGCGCACCAAGCTGGCTGAGAGCCTGCGCCTGAAGGTGGCGCACGACGCACTGAAAGGCGACCGGCTGAAGTGGCTGGGCGAGCTGATCACCCGCCATCGTGGTGCTTGCCCGATCACGCTGGAGTACACCGGCAGCGACGCCAAGGCCATGCTGCAGTTTGGCGAGCAGTGGGCGATAGACCCGGCCGATGGGCTGATTCAGGCGCTGCGTGACCAGTTCGGGCGTGAGAACGTCTTCCTGCAATATCGTTGA
- the rnhB gene encoding ribonuclease HII has protein sequence MQIGLDFNLVEDLVAGVDEVGRGPLCGAVVTAAVILDPARPILGLNDSKKLTEAKREALFDEIREKALSFCIARAEVEEIDSLNILQATMLAMQRAVEGLHITPKLALIDGNRCPKLAVPAAPVVKGDSQVPAIAAASILAKVTRDREMSAFELIYPGYGIGGHKGYPTPVHLEALARLGPTPIHRRSFAPVRAAWEAREGVSDSLI, from the coding sequence ATGCAAATTGGACTGGACTTCAACCTGGTAGAAGACCTGGTCGCCGGCGTTGACGAAGTGGGCCGCGGCCCGCTGTGTGGCGCGGTGGTCACGGCGGCGGTGATTCTTGATCCTGCACGGCCGATTCTCGGTCTGAACGATTCGAAGAAACTCACCGAGGCCAAGCGTGAGGCGCTGTTCGACGAGATCCGCGAAAAGGCCTTGAGCTTCTGCATCGCCCGCGCCGAAGTCGAGGAAATCGACAGCCTGAACATCCTGCAGGCCACCATGCTGGCCATGCAGCGGGCAGTGGAGGGCTTGCACATTACGCCGAAGCTGGCATTGATCGATGGCAATCGCTGTCCGAAGCTGGCTGTGCCTGCAGCACCGGTGGTCAAGGGGGACAGCCAGGTGCCGGCCATTGCGGCGGCATCGATCCTGGCCAAGGTGACCCGTGACCGGGAGATGAGCGCTTTTGAACTGATCTACCCGGGGTATGGCATTGGCGGGCACAAGGGCTACCCGACCCCGGTGCATCTCGAGGCCTTGGCGCGCCTTGGGCCTACGCCCATTCATCGGCGATCCTTCGCCCCTGTGCGGGCGGCCTGGGAAGCGCGCGAAGGCGTCAGCGATTCCCTGATCTGA